Proteins encoded by one window of Acinonyx jubatus isolate Ajub_Pintada_27869175 chromosome X, VMU_Ajub_asm_v1.0, whole genome shotgun sequence:
- the LOC106976278 gene encoding nuclear RNA export factor 3 isoform X2: MGHNNTGNSLQRRARCSGIYRRRHNNWSGHVRSGIDSSSHQQQDGDPATNDSRMSTRGRYAPYAIPSCHWRGSFQIQDQTQANMEGEQKRPETRMEGERQDETSRSWFKITFHYEKMQAQFFVENAGIAFALKSVNGKIWNENNEMISIFVHPSDAPQSVQKELKPENVDQIKLLPSTLSDKKPYQMDGLSNTMQNASSIKALNLSNSESAGELDKGKRLQREDMSANRSPLCTTFPDKSTNISSILELFSKLLCLDGQESPSPTSIGIADHKRLPTCKGSFFGSDALKSLVLQFLQQYYLIYDSGDRQGLLGAYHDEACFSWTIPFNPKEPAPSSLCEYLKESRNMKKVQDPYLRVQLLKHTKHDIVHSLCVLPKTQHDLSSFVVDIWFQMDLMLCFSVNGVFKEATRTPFPRSSREWFSLSPHSLG, from the exons ATGG GTCATAATAACACAGGTAACTCCTTACAAAGAAGAGCAAGATGCTCGGGTATTTACCGACGGAGGCATAACAATTGGTCTGGGCATGTCCGTTCTGGCATTGATTCTTCATCCCACCAGCAGCAAGATGGAGATCCAGCAACAAATGACAGTCGCATGAGCACCCGAGGAAGATA TGCTCCCTATGCCATTCCATCCTGTCATTGGAGAGGCAGTTTTCAGATACAAGACCAAACGCAAGCTAACATGGAGGGAGAGCAAAAGCGTCCAGAGACAAGaatggagggggagaggcaggatgAGACCTCCAGGAGCTGGTTCAAGATCACA TTTCACTATGAGAAAATGCAGGCCCAGTTCTTTGTTGAGAATGCCGGCATTGCCTTCGCATTGAAGAGTGTCAACGGCAAGATCTGGAATGAGAATAATGAAATG ATATCTATCTTTGTCCACCCCTCTGATGCACCCCAGTCTGTGCAGAAGGAGCTGAAGCCAGAAAATGTGGATCAGATAAAG CTTTTGCCCTCGACCCTGAGCGACAAGAAACCCTACCAGATGGATGGTCTATCCAACACTATGCAGAATGCCTCCAGCATCAAGGCCTTGAACCTCTCCAACAGTGAG TCTGCAGGGGAGTTGGACAAGGGCAAAAGACTGCAGCGAGAAGACATGAGTGCAAACAGAAGCCCCCTGTGCACCACCTTTCCCGATAAATCAACCAACATAAG CTCCATCCTGGAACTGTTTTCCAAGTTATTATGCCTG gaTGGCCAGGAGTCACCTTCACCAACCAGCATTGGTATTGCAGACCACAAGAGGTTACCAACCTGCAAG GGAAGCTTCTTTGGATCTGATGCACTGAAGAGTCTGGTCCTGCAATTCCTGCAGCA GTACTACTTGATCTATGACTCTGGAGACCGTCAGGGTCTCCTCGGTGCTTACCACGATGAGGCCTGCTTCTCCTGGACCATTCCCTTCAACCCCAAGGAGCCAGCCCC aAGCAGCTTGTGCGAGTACCTCAAGGAAAGCAGGAACATGAAGAAGGTCCAGGACCCCT ACCTGCGTGTTCAGCTTCTGAAGCATACAAAACATGACATTGTGCACTCCCTCTGTGTGCTGCCCAAAACTCAGCATGACCTCAGCTCCTTTGTGGTGGACATATGGTTCCAGATG GACTTgatgctctgcttctctgtcaACGGAGTGTTCAAGGAAG CTACTCGAACACCTTTTCCCAGAAGCAGCAGGGAATGGTTCAGTCTTTCACCACACAGTCTGGGATGA
- the LOC106976278 gene encoding nuclear RNA export factor 3 isoform X1, whose protein sequence is MGHNNTGNSLQRRARCSGIYRRRHNNWSGHVRSGIDSSSHQQQDGDPATNDSRMSTRGRYAPYAIPSCHWRGSFQIQDQTQANMEGEQKRPETRMEGERQDETSRSWFKITIPFGIRYDEKWLLNLIQKQCSVPFTPVEFHYEKMQAQFFVENAGIAFALKSVNGKIWNENNEMISIFVHPSDAPQSVQKELKPENVDQIKLLPSTLSDKKPYQMDGLSNTMQNASSIKALNLSNSESAGELDKGKRLQREDMSANRSPLCTTFPDKSTNISSILELFSKLLCLDGQESPSPTSIGIADHKRLPTCKGSFFGSDALKSLVLQFLQQYYLIYDSGDRQGLLGAYHDEACFSWTIPFNPKEPAPSSLCEYLKESRNMKKVQDPYLRVQLLKHTKHDIVHSLCVLPKTQHDLSSFVVDIWFQMDLMLCFSVNGVFKEATRTPFPRSSREWFSLSPHSLG, encoded by the exons ATGG GTCATAATAACACAGGTAACTCCTTACAAAGAAGAGCAAGATGCTCGGGTATTTACCGACGGAGGCATAACAATTGGTCTGGGCATGTCCGTTCTGGCATTGATTCTTCATCCCACCAGCAGCAAGATGGAGATCCAGCAACAAATGACAGTCGCATGAGCACCCGAGGAAGATA TGCTCCCTATGCCATTCCATCCTGTCATTGGAGAGGCAGTTTTCAGATACAAGACCAAACGCAAGCTAACATGGAGGGAGAGCAAAAGCGTCCAGAGACAAGaatggagggggagaggcaggatgAGACCTCCAGGAGCTGGTTCAAGATCACA ATTCCATTTGGCATCAGATATGATGAGAAGTGGCTGCTGAATCTGATTCAGAAGCAATGCAGTGTCCCCTTCACCCCAGTGGAA TTTCACTATGAGAAAATGCAGGCCCAGTTCTTTGTTGAGAATGCCGGCATTGCCTTCGCATTGAAGAGTGTCAACGGCAAGATCTGGAATGAGAATAATGAAATG ATATCTATCTTTGTCCACCCCTCTGATGCACCCCAGTCTGTGCAGAAGGAGCTGAAGCCAGAAAATGTGGATCAGATAAAG CTTTTGCCCTCGACCCTGAGCGACAAGAAACCCTACCAGATGGATGGTCTATCCAACACTATGCAGAATGCCTCCAGCATCAAGGCCTTGAACCTCTCCAACAGTGAG TCTGCAGGGGAGTTGGACAAGGGCAAAAGACTGCAGCGAGAAGACATGAGTGCAAACAGAAGCCCCCTGTGCACCACCTTTCCCGATAAATCAACCAACATAAG CTCCATCCTGGAACTGTTTTCCAAGTTATTATGCCTG gaTGGCCAGGAGTCACCTTCACCAACCAGCATTGGTATTGCAGACCACAAGAGGTTACCAACCTGCAAG GGAAGCTTCTTTGGATCTGATGCACTGAAGAGTCTGGTCCTGCAATTCCTGCAGCA GTACTACTTGATCTATGACTCTGGAGACCGTCAGGGTCTCCTCGGTGCTTACCACGATGAGGCCTGCTTCTCCTGGACCATTCCCTTCAACCCCAAGGAGCCAGCCCC aAGCAGCTTGTGCGAGTACCTCAAGGAAAGCAGGAACATGAAGAAGGTCCAGGACCCCT ACCTGCGTGTTCAGCTTCTGAAGCATACAAAACATGACATTGTGCACTCCCTCTGTGTGCTGCCCAAAACTCAGCATGACCTCAGCTCCTTTGTGGTGGACATATGGTTCCAGATG GACTTgatgctctgcttctctgtcaACGGAGTGTTCAAGGAAG CTACTCGAACACCTTTTCCCAGAAGCAGCAGGGAATGGTTCAGTCTTTCACCACACAGTCTGGGATGA